The Streptomyces albofaciens JCM 4342 genome has a segment encoding these proteins:
- a CDS encoding GNAT family N-acetyltransferase, with amino-acid sequence MSQHSVTLDKIALEDWQAIHTWACLPEACRFQPWGPNAEDQTRAFVKAAVEAWSSTPQQRFAHVARLGYDAVGMGELHVRSHTQRQGEISYIVHPRVWGQGIGTGIGRQLLSRGFGQLRLHRIFATCDPRNVGSARVLTKLGMTYEGHLRHTAWIRDGWRDSLMFSILEEEWRAENSE; translated from the coding sequence ATGAGTCAGCACTCGGTGACCTTGGACAAGATCGCGCTTGAGGACTGGCAGGCTATTCACACGTGGGCTTGCCTCCCTGAGGCTTGTCGTTTCCAACCCTGGGGACCAAACGCTGAAGACCAGACCCGCGCTTTCGTGAAGGCCGCGGTCGAGGCTTGGTCGAGCACACCCCAGCAGAGGTTCGCCCACGTAGCGCGCTTGGGGTACGACGCTGTCGGTATGGGCGAGTTGCATGTCCGCAGTCACACGCAGCGCCAGGGCGAGATCTCCTACATTGTGCATCCTCGGGTATGGGGGCAAGGCATCGGCACAGGAATCGGGCGCCAGCTTCTCTCACGCGGCTTCGGCCAGTTGAGGCTTCATCGAATCTTCGCCACCTGTGACCCGCGGAATGTCGGCTCCGCCCGAGTGCTCACCAAGCTTGGCATGACGTACGAGGGGCACCTTCGACACACGGCATGGATCCGAGACGGCTGGCGGGACTCCCTGATGTTCAGCATTCTTGAAGAGGAATGGCGTGCTGAAAACTCGGAGTGA
- a CDS encoding SDR family oxidoreductase has product MSNRRPTPLPPAGRAVVITGASTGIGKECALRLEERGFRVFATVRKRQDGEKLRAEATSARLHPVLMDVTDEKSIQTAAAEVARSVDEQGVWALVNNAGTCVAAPMECVPPEGLRQQLDTNVVGPLAVTQAFLPQLRRTRGRIVNVSSGLGSVVIPYLGAYATGQFAKEAMSDALRRELRPFGISVSIVRPGAIATPIWDKVRETGEGLLNQAPDAIADLYRAPFEQFMRMNERRAQSSATQPQDVARTVFRALTAPRPRTRYSVGPDVRAAGALSRLLPAAALDRGLGTVTKSQR; this is encoded by the coding sequence TTGTCAAACCGCCGGCCCACGCCCTTGCCCCCGGCCGGACGCGCCGTCGTCATCACCGGCGCCTCCACCGGAATCGGCAAGGAGTGCGCACTCCGGCTGGAAGAACGCGGCTTCCGCGTCTTCGCCACGGTGCGCAAGAGGCAGGACGGTGAGAAACTGCGCGCCGAGGCGACCTCCGCACGGCTGCACCCGGTACTCATGGACGTGACCGACGAGAAGTCGATCCAGACGGCAGCGGCCGAAGTCGCCCGCTCCGTGGACGAACAAGGCGTGTGGGCCCTGGTGAACAACGCCGGTACCTGCGTCGCGGCTCCCATGGAATGCGTGCCTCCTGAAGGGCTGCGGCAGCAGCTGGACACCAACGTCGTCGGCCCGCTCGCCGTCACCCAGGCATTCCTGCCCCAGCTGCGCCGCACCCGCGGACGCATCGTCAACGTCTCCTCCGGCCTGGGCAGCGTGGTCATTCCCTACCTCGGCGCGTACGCGACCGGGCAGTTCGCGAAAGAGGCCATGAGCGACGCGCTCCGCCGTGAGCTGCGCCCCTTCGGCATCTCGGTCTCCATCGTCAGGCCCGGCGCGATCGCAACCCCCATCTGGGACAAGGTCCGGGAAACCGGCGAGGGACTCTTGAACCAGGCCCCCGACGCCATAGCCGATCTCTACCGAGCCCCCTTCGAACAATTCATGCGGATGAACGAACGACGGGCCCAGTCGAGCGCCACACAGCCGCAGGACGTCGCACGCACCGTCTTCCGGGCACTGACCGCCCCCCGGCCCCGAACCCGCTACAGCGTCGGCCCCGACGTCCGGGCAGCCGGCGCACTGTCGCGGCTGCTGCCGGCCGCCGCCCTGGACCGTGGCCTCGGCACCGTCACCAAGAGTCAACGGTAA
- a CDS encoding MarR family transcriptional regulator, with protein MRQAGDPETGSAPDLPVDPGVEGLAQAADRLFYAMRRSRSATAGQSAAGLSTAQLALLAPLAEDADDDGLPVGRLAAHAEVSVPTATRMLKQLEGRNVVTRRRSPRDERQVLIRLTQEGAEHLAVMQARLRARQYAALSQFTPQEQHVLAAQLHRLAGLINETIPRTAGSAADEG; from the coding sequence ATGCGACAAGCAGGCGATCCCGAAACCGGCAGCGCCCCTGACCTGCCGGTGGATCCCGGCGTCGAAGGGCTGGCCCAGGCCGCCGACCGGCTCTTCTACGCGATGCGACGCTCGCGGTCCGCCACCGCCGGCCAGTCCGCCGCCGGCCTGTCCACGGCACAACTCGCCCTGCTCGCCCCCCTGGCCGAGGACGCCGACGACGATGGCCTGCCCGTCGGCCGCCTGGCCGCTCACGCCGAGGTCAGCGTGCCCACCGCCACCCGCATGCTCAAGCAGCTGGAGGGCAGGAACGTGGTCACCCGACGCCGCTCACCGCGTGACGAGCGCCAGGTCCTCATCCGCCTCACCCAGGAAGGCGCCGAACACCTCGCGGTCATGCAGGCCCGGCTGCGCGCACGCCAGTACGCGGCCCTGTCGCAGTTCACTCCGCAGGAGCAGCACGTACTCGCCGCACAGCTGCACCGCCTGGCCGGCCTCATCAACGAGACCATTCCCAGGACAGCCGGATCGGCGGCGGACGAGGGCTGA
- a CDS encoding superinfection immunity protein: MFSDIGPLELTGVALVALLFLSVPSLVAYRRRVQRLRLVIVVNVIGAFTGLFWFVALFMAMSMPARDSDPVSVPGGRLGV, translated from the coding sequence ATGTTCTCAGACATAGGCCCCTTGGAGCTGACGGGCGTGGCCCTCGTGGCGTTGCTGTTCCTCAGCGTGCCGTCGCTCGTCGCCTATCGCAGGAGGGTGCAGCGCCTGCGGTTGGTCATCGTGGTCAACGTGATCGGCGCTTTCACTGGTTTGTTCTGGTTTGTCGCCCTGTTCATGGCGATGTCGATGCCCGCACGCGACTCCGACCCGGTGTCGGTCCCGGGCGGTCGGCTGGGCGTCTGA
- a CDS encoding amidohydrolase family protein has translation MPFPARIDVHQHVVPPVWAETLAAQGLDSGGWAIPGWSPKSAIAMMDQQGIATGVLSVTAPGVHLGDEAQARGLARVVNEYGAEVVKDAPDRFGHFAGIPLPDVDAAVAEAVHALDTLHADGVVLMSNARGRYLGDPDFEALWAELDRRGANVLIHPAQPPMALLPGTPAPLADYVFDTTRSALNLVLNGVMHRNPNVRVILSHGGGFLPYAAYRFTGLTSTVVDRERKAEDILRDLKRFYFDTALSASPSALPALLAFAEPGHILYGSDWPFAPHEAGSYYNHYLETYPDFAPGQADAINRKSAEILFPRLAR, from the coding sequence ATGCCCTTCCCCGCTCGCATCGATGTCCACCAGCACGTCGTTCCGCCTGTCTGGGCCGAGACCCTCGCCGCGCAGGGCCTGGACTCCGGCGGCTGGGCCATCCCGGGCTGGAGCCCCAAGAGCGCGATCGCGATGATGGACCAGCAGGGCATCGCCACCGGCGTCCTGTCCGTCACCGCTCCCGGCGTCCACCTCGGCGACGAGGCGCAGGCCCGGGGTCTCGCCCGTGTCGTGAACGAGTACGGCGCAGAGGTCGTCAAGGACGCGCCCGACCGCTTCGGTCACTTCGCCGGCATCCCGCTGCCCGATGTCGACGCCGCCGTGGCGGAAGCTGTCCACGCGCTGGACACCTTGCACGCCGACGGCGTCGTACTGATGTCCAACGCCCGCGGCCGCTATCTCGGTGACCCCGACTTCGAAGCGCTGTGGGCCGAGCTCGACCGCCGGGGTGCGAACGTCCTCATCCACCCGGCCCAGCCCCCGATGGCCCTGCTCCCGGGCACCCCCGCCCCGCTCGCCGACTACGTCTTCGACACCACTCGCAGCGCCCTCAACCTGGTCCTGAACGGCGTCATGCACCGCAACCCGAACGTACGGGTGATCCTCTCCCACGGCGGCGGCTTCCTCCCCTACGCCGCGTATCGCTTCACCGGCCTGACCTCCACCGTCGTCGACCGCGAGCGCAAGGCCGAGGACATCTTGCGCGACCTGAAGCGGTTCTACTTCGACACCGCCCTGTCCGCCAGCCCCAGCGCCCTGCCCGCCCTGCTCGCCTTCGCCGAACCCGGCCACATCCTCTACGGCAGCGACTGGCCCTTCGCCCCCCACGAGGCCGGCAGCTACTACAACCACTACCTGGAGACCTACCCCGACTTCGCCCCGGGCCAGGCCGACGCCATCAACCGCAAGAGCGCCGAGATCCTCTTCCCTCGCCTCGCACGCTGA
- a CDS encoding phenylacetate--CoA ligase family protein: MANAASVPDADWPLGLFRRAAARVPAYADFLKRRGCDPHQVVQSDDLRRVPATTKRNYLQAYPLRDLLWNGEITGIRLIATSSGSTGTPGYWPQNHQRHQENVRLHRGLFDTFDCRRKPTLCVIAFAMGTHVAATAELGAITAQAGRGYRLTAICPGIDVDENVRILRDVAPAFQQTLLMGYPPLVKDILVAAASSGVPLGTLNLRLVFSGENFSERWREATHRAAQITDPLTGSLSIYGAADTGIIGTETPLTVHVRRVAATDPHTHHTVFPGAGTLPALVEFDPSLRHVEDADGDLLFTMRGALPLIRHHLGDRGRTLTLSDLSDTTDRCGLTLPETLARHTTGHFIALHERADVTCTFFGLNIYPDNIKAGLEQPGLTAALSGKFHLSKHEDTQTGQQRLCLRVELAPGVVGTEHLREQIRQAVTQALLQTNAEYRELHRALPSRCVPEIILLPHKDPAFRSNAKQRWVT, encoded by the coding sequence ATGGCGAATGCCGCATCCGTGCCTGACGCCGACTGGCCGCTTGGGCTGTTCCGGCGGGCAGCGGCACGCGTGCCCGCCTACGCGGACTTCCTCAAACGTCGGGGGTGTGATCCGCACCAGGTGGTGCAGTCGGACGATCTTCGCCGGGTGCCGGCCACCACCAAGCGCAATTACCTCCAGGCCTATCCGCTACGCGACCTGCTGTGGAACGGCGAAATCACCGGAATCCGTCTCATCGCCACGAGTTCGGGCTCCACTGGCACACCAGGCTATTGGCCGCAGAACCATCAGCGCCACCAGGAGAACGTACGCCTGCACCGAGGCCTTTTCGACACCTTCGACTGCCGCCGCAAGCCCACTTTGTGCGTCATCGCCTTCGCCATGGGCACGCATGTGGCCGCCACAGCCGAGTTGGGCGCCATCACCGCCCAGGCCGGGCGTGGCTACCGGCTCACGGCGATCTGCCCCGGCATCGACGTGGACGAAAACGTGCGGATCCTGCGCGATGTCGCCCCCGCCTTCCAGCAGACGCTGCTCATGGGCTACCCGCCCCTGGTAAAAGACATCTTGGTGGCTGCGGCCTCCTCCGGTGTGCCCCTGGGCACCCTGAATCTGCGTCTGGTCTTCTCCGGCGAGAACTTCTCCGAACGGTGGCGTGAGGCCACCCACCGCGCGGCACAGATCACCGATCCCCTGACCGGTTCGCTCAGCATCTACGGCGCGGCGGACACCGGCATCATCGGTACCGAAACTCCCCTCACCGTGCACGTCCGCCGCGTCGCGGCCACTGACCCGCACACGCACCACACCGTCTTCCCCGGCGCCGGCACCTTGCCCGCGCTCGTGGAGTTCGATCCGTCCCTGCGTCACGTCGAGGACGCCGACGGAGACCTCCTGTTCACCATGCGCGGTGCCCTGCCACTGATCCGCCACCACCTCGGCGACAGGGGACGAACCCTGACGCTGAGCGACCTGTCGGACACCACCGACCGCTGCGGACTCACACTTCCCGAAACCCTCGCCCGCCACACGACAGGCCACTTCATCGCCCTGCACGAACGCGCCGACGTCACCTGCACCTTCTTCGGCCTGAACATCTACCCCGACAACATCAAAGCGGGCCTGGAACAGCCCGGCCTGACCGCCGCGCTATCAGGCAAGTTCCACCTGTCCAAGCACGAGGACACGCAGACTGGCCAGCAGCGCCTGTGTCTGCGCGTGGAACTGGCTCCCGGCGTGGTCGGCACCGAGCACCTGCGCGAGCAGATCCGGCAGGCCGTCACCCAGGCACTGCTGCAGACCAACGCCGAATACCGGGAACTGCACAGAGCTCTGCCCTCTCGCTGCGTGCCTGAGATCATCCTGCTTCCCCACAAGGACCCTGCCTTCCGGAGCAACGCCAAGCAGCGCTGGGTCACCTGA
- a CDS encoding carboxymuconolactone decarboxylase family protein gives MTGIAQPSAEDRDWGGRLPLASRGPLTEEQLATQRRMRDEVVPWARQAGAAAATAEGDLIGPFNAFVHRPATGAAFLDWVLTDQARSSLTAPLREIVILTVGTAWNCEYELYVHTAMARHAGVAEPVIEAVLAGRPSADFSSVEAAVHGFTDELTRTRFVRDDTYRLAVEAVGQTGVLDMVNLIGAYLATSALLNAFQVPAPPPAEPGRPVPPPRPERGTRADRVRLRAPTRA, from the coding sequence ATGACCGGCATCGCTCAGCCCTCGGCCGAGGACCGGGACTGGGGCGGGCGACTGCCCCTGGCCTCCCGCGGCCCGCTCACCGAGGAGCAGCTCGCCACGCAGCGGCGCATGCGGGACGAGGTCGTGCCGTGGGCCCGGCAGGCCGGAGCCGCCGCGGCCACGGCCGAGGGAGACCTGATCGGCCCGTTCAACGCGTTCGTGCACCGTCCGGCCACCGGCGCGGCCTTCCTGGACTGGGTCCTCACCGACCAGGCCCGGTCCTCCCTGACCGCGCCCCTGCGCGAGATCGTCATCCTCACCGTCGGGACGGCGTGGAACTGCGAGTACGAGCTCTACGTCCACACCGCGATGGCCCGGCACGCCGGCGTCGCCGAGCCGGTGATCGAGGCGGTCCTCGCCGGGCGCCCGAGTGCCGACTTCTCGTCCGTCGAGGCAGCCGTGCACGGCTTCACGGACGAACTGACACGCACCCGGTTCGTCCGCGACGACACGTACCGCCTCGCGGTGGAGGCGGTGGGGCAGACCGGTGTCCTCGACATGGTCAACCTGATCGGCGCCTACCTCGCGACCTCGGCCCTCCTCAACGCCTTCCAGGTGCCCGCGCCACCTCCCGCCGAACCAGGCCGGCCGGTTCCTCCGCCAAGACCGGAACGCGGGACCCGCGCAGATCGCGTACGGCTGCGGGCACCGACCCGAGCCTGA
- a CDS encoding rhodanese-like domain-containing protein, whose protein sequence is MRAGCAQKAPALTTQSRNLSVSVVFPCAPGTSPIRAARRGPQLPYRAEGQQVENRHVVIIPIEIDEEMESSYLDAWQSAAEVMAAQPGFLRTYMFRTIVPGSRFPLVNVAEWESTAHWEEAMNVCPMLGQQIAVAHASNYEAIRTVLPASQWNPGRGDGHTPAELSPAEAHRRVVDGKLTLVDVREDDEWAARHPTGAVHAPLSMLPASPADLPDGPLAFICRTGTRSAQAGAQAIRAGRTSVYSVAGGLGAWEAAGLPVTHPGREDAANNGDRAVS, encoded by the coding sequence GTGCGTGCAGGCTGTGCCCAGAAAGCGCCGGCGCTCACCACTCAAAGCCGGAATCTCTCGGTTTCGGTCGTCTTTCCTTGTGCGCCGGGAACCTCTCCGATCCGAGCGGCACGCCGAGGGCCGCAATTGCCTTACAGAGCAGAGGGGCAGCAGGTGGAAAACCGTCATGTCGTGATCATTCCGATCGAGATCGACGAGGAGATGGAAAGCTCGTATCTCGACGCCTGGCAGAGCGCTGCGGAAGTGATGGCCGCGCAACCCGGTTTCCTTCGTACGTACATGTTCCGCACGATCGTTCCGGGGAGCAGGTTCCCTCTCGTCAACGTGGCGGAATGGGAATCCACCGCGCACTGGGAAGAGGCGATGAACGTCTGCCCGATGCTGGGACAGCAGATAGCCGTCGCCCATGCCTCGAACTACGAGGCGATCCGGACGGTCCTGCCCGCCTCGCAGTGGAACCCGGGCCGCGGTGACGGCCACACCCCCGCCGAATTGTCTCCTGCCGAGGCGCACCGCCGCGTCGTGGACGGGAAACTCACGCTGGTCGATGTCCGCGAGGACGACGAATGGGCGGCACGTCACCCGACCGGCGCCGTCCACGCCCCGCTCAGCATGCTGCCGGCCTCGCCGGCGGATCTGCCTGACGGCCCGCTGGCCTTCATATGCCGTACGGGCACCCGCAGCGCGCAAGCCGGCGCGCAGGCGATCCGCGCAGGACGGACTTCCGTGTACAGCGTGGCGGGCGGCCTGGGGGCATGGGAAGCGGCGGGGTTGCCGGTCACCCACCCCGGTCGCGAGGACGCGGCGAACAACGGTGATCGGGCGGTGAGTTGA
- a CDS encoding alpha/beta fold hydrolase yields MTSHSFSFARREWIEASAPLSEQFRVVAVDAPGHGEAHAVPGYTMAEMAAAFAATINELGLTDYVLVGHSMTGKIMQILAGRAGAELGLAHPPAKLVLITPTPLGQEVGGEDLPRELFESRRDDADAKKFVLDRTALPLEPDVFDRACEDYARMNRKAWDAWLKEGIYEDWAERAAPIDVETLLIVADGDPTWGLEMQKKLTVPHLSNVTIASIDCGHQVPMEAPQALSDLITAFAAS; encoded by the coding sequence GTGACCTCGCATTCGTTCAGCTTCGCCCGCCGTGAATGGATCGAGGCGAGCGCGCCGCTGTCGGAGCAGTTCCGGGTCGTGGCGGTGGACGCACCCGGCCACGGCGAGGCGCACGCGGTCCCGGGCTACACGATGGCCGAGATGGCCGCCGCGTTCGCCGCCACGATCAACGAACTCGGCCTGACCGACTACGTGCTGGTCGGCCACTCGATGACCGGCAAGATCATGCAGATCCTTGCCGGCCGGGCCGGCGCCGAACTGGGGCTCGCGCATCCACCGGCGAAGCTCGTGCTGATCACCCCCACGCCGCTCGGGCAAGAGGTCGGCGGCGAGGACCTGCCGCGCGAACTGTTCGAGAGCCGCAGGGACGACGCAGACGCCAAGAAGTTCGTGCTGGACCGCACCGCGCTGCCGCTGGAGCCGGACGTGTTCGACCGTGCCTGCGAAGACTACGCGCGGATGAATCGCAAGGCCTGGGACGCCTGGCTGAAGGAGGGGATATACGAGGACTGGGCCGAGCGCGCCGCGCCGATCGACGTCGAGACCCTGCTGATCGTCGCGGACGGCGACCCGACCTGGGGCCTGGAGATGCAGAAGAAGCTGACGGTGCCCCACCTGTCCAACGTCACGATCGCGTCGATCGACTGCGGCCACCAGGTACCGATGGAGGCACCGCAGGCCCTGTCCGACCTGATCACCGCCTTCGCCGCGTCATGA
- a CDS encoding GlxA family transcriptional regulator, with protein sequence MHTVAVLALDQVIPFDLSTPIEVFSRTRLPDGRPGYQVRVCAEHDETDAGAFTLRAPWGLEGLQDADTIIVPGVTDPTAPPSPAVRDALRSAAADGTRIASICAGTFPLAATGLLDGLRVTTHWRAAGLLAATYPGLDVDPDVLYVDNDQFLTSAGAAAGMDLCLHMIRRDYGSAVAADAARLSVMPLEREGGQAQFIVYDHAPTPQGSELEVLLAWLRDNLARDFTLADVAERAGTSTRTLIRRFREQTGTTPLQWLHRARIRQAQHLLETTKHSVERIGYQVGFGSPTTFRDRFKRTTGVSPQTYRRTFS encoded by the coding sequence ATGCACACCGTCGCTGTTCTCGCGCTGGATCAGGTGATCCCGTTCGACCTGTCCACCCCGATCGAGGTCTTCTCCCGGACCCGCCTGCCCGACGGGAGACCCGGCTACCAGGTCCGGGTGTGCGCCGAGCACGACGAGACCGACGCCGGAGCCTTCACCCTGCGTGCCCCCTGGGGTCTGGAAGGCCTCCAGGACGCGGACACGATCATCGTGCCGGGTGTCACCGACCCCACTGCACCGCCCTCTCCCGCCGTGCGCGACGCACTGCGGTCGGCCGCTGCCGACGGCACGCGGATCGCCTCCATCTGCGCAGGCACCTTCCCCCTGGCTGCCACCGGGCTCCTCGACGGGCTGCGCGTCACGACCCACTGGCGTGCGGCCGGGCTTCTGGCCGCCACCTACCCGGGCCTCGACGTCGATCCAGACGTCCTCTACGTCGACAACGACCAGTTCCTCACCTCGGCCGGCGCTGCCGCGGGTATGGACCTGTGCCTGCACATGATCCGCCGTGACTACGGCTCGGCCGTCGCCGCCGACGCCGCCCGCCTGTCGGTGATGCCTCTCGAACGGGAGGGCGGACAGGCGCAGTTCATCGTCTACGACCACGCCCCCACACCGCAGGGCTCCGAGCTTGAGGTGCTGCTCGCCTGGCTACGGGACAACCTGGCCCGCGACTTCACCCTCGCCGACGTCGCCGAGCGGGCCGGGACCAGCACCCGAACCCTGATCCGGCGCTTCCGCGAGCAGACCGGCACCACTCCACTCCAGTGGCTCCACCGAGCCCGCATCCGCCAGGCACAGCACCTGCTGGAAACCACCAAACACTCCGTGGAGCGCATCGGCTACCAGGTCGGCTTCGGCTCACCCACTACCTTCCGCGACCGCTTCAAACGCACCACCGGCGTCAGCCCGCAGACCTACCGGCGCACGTTCAGCTGA
- a CDS encoding TetR/AcrR family transcriptional regulator, translated as MTGPQNRGRGRPREAAHEERVLSAAAQLLLEGGVAACTVEAASRRSGVSKPAIYRRWPHRTALAIEAFAAHIDRLVPLAETGDSAQDLVQAVAHLAEYHQGRDGVVFAQLVAAAVLEPGTAELLNARFFAPRRAALQALWERGVARGELDPHVEPDAAIDLLFGPVAFRLLLGHQPVDVDSCVRLARTAVQGLLLTRPTTPSPSPTATGG; from the coding sequence GTGACCGGCCCGCAGAACCGCGGGCGGGGACGGCCCCGCGAGGCCGCGCACGAGGAGCGCGTACTCAGCGCCGCCGCGCAACTGCTCCTGGAAGGCGGCGTCGCCGCGTGCACGGTCGAGGCGGCGAGCCGCCGCAGCGGGGTGAGCAAGCCCGCGATCTACCGGCGCTGGCCGCACCGCACCGCGCTGGCGATCGAGGCCTTCGCCGCGCACATCGACCGCCTGGTGCCGCTGGCCGAAACCGGGGACAGCGCGCAGGACCTGGTCCAGGCCGTCGCCCACCTGGCCGAGTACCACCAAGGCCGCGACGGCGTCGTCTTCGCCCAGCTCGTCGCCGCCGCCGTGCTGGAACCCGGCACCGCCGAGCTGCTCAACGCCCGGTTCTTCGCCCCGCGCCGCGCGGCGCTCCAAGCGCTGTGGGAGCGCGGGGTCGCGCGCGGCGAACTCGACCCGCACGTCGAACCCGATGCGGCGATCGATCTGCTCTTCGGCCCGGTGGCGTTCCGCCTGCTGCTGGGCCACCAGCCCGTCGACGTGGATTCCTGCGTGCGCCTGGCCCGCACCGCCGTACAGGGCCTGCTCCTCACCCGACCGACCACCCCGTCCCCGTCACCGACGGCAACCGGAGGTTAG